The window GGTCTGCATTGTGAAGTGATGCTCTTTTCACTATGGTTCCTCCCAATAGAACAGGTTCTAAATTCGCTACCGGTGTAATAGCTCCGGTCCTGCCTACCTGGTATGAAATTGTGTTTAGCAGGGTACTCGCCTGTTCTGTTTTAAACTTATATGCCATTGCCCATCTTGGAGATTTAGCCGTATAGCCCAACTCTTCTTGTTGTTGCACAGAGTTTACCTTCACTACCACCCCGTCGATTTCATACGGAAGATCATTCTTCCTCGTTTCCCAATATTCGACAAACTCCATCACTTCGGATGTACTTTTACATAGCTTGGCTTCTCCCGGCACTTTAAATCCCCATCTCCTTGCAGATTCCAATACCTGAAACTGGGTGTCTATCCCCAACCGTTCTCCAACTATACTATACAACAGGCATTCTAACGGACGCTTCGCAACTTCGCTGCTGTCCTGAAGTTTTAAGCTCCCGCTAGCAGTATTTCTAGGGTTCATATATGGCTCTTCGCCACTGTCTATACGTTCTTGATTCATCTTGGCAAACCCCTCCCTCGGCAGAATGATCTCTCCGCGAATCTCAAATTTTGGAGGATAATCGCCATTAAGTGTTAAAGGAACTGAACGGATCGTTTTAACATTGGCAGTAACATCATCCCCCTGAAATCCGTCACCCCGGGTCACTGCCCTTACCAAACTTCCATTTTCATATGTAAGGCTCATGGAAGCCCCGTCGTACTTCAGTTCACAGGTATATTCAACCGGAACATCCCCTAAAACCCTCTGAATACGTTTTTCCCAGTCTTCAATATCTTCTTTCGAATACGAATTATCTAAAGAATACATCCGGAAATCATGTGCTACAGTTTCAAAGTTTTTGGTCACTTCTCCTCCAACACGCATTGTCGGTGAATTCGGATCGTAAAATTCCGGGTGCTTTCCTTCCAGTTCCTGAAGCTCTTTCAGCATCATATCAAACTCATAATCAGTAACAGTAGGATGGTCTAAAACATAATAATTATAATTATGCTTTTTTAATGTTTCGCGAAGTTCTTCTATTTTATGTTGAATTGCCGACACTTATTTTTACGTTTGAAATTACAAGTGGCAATTTAATTAAAATAATACTGATATCAGCTACATATGACGACCTCTCTGACAGGAAAAACACGCTATTCACACCTAAAGTAAAAGCCTTTGGGACATTGTTTAAAGGAACCGTGAAACGGGGCGTTCCGAATGTTTGGCTACTCTGCAACAAATCCGGCATGGTCAGGAAAACGCCGGGGAAATACCTACATTCTCACATTTACATGATTTGAAAAAGTTCTTATTACCTGAGAGATTAAAAATACTGTCAGTAAAAAAGCTAATGCTATATCAGACAGGGAGAATTGACGAAGTATTCCTGAAAAGGATAAAAAAACGAGCGAAAAGATTGTACTGCCCAGCGCTACAGGCAATGCGCTGGCAGTTTCGGCTAAAAACTGGTTCATTTTACTCATAATATGTTGATTTAGGGCTTGCTCTTCAACTAAATAAAATCCGATTTAACCCAAAAGCAAGGAAACAAACATAGTAAAATAAACGATAGCTCATACGGCAAAACAGTTAAAAAACAGGGTTTTACAGATAAAAAACACAACTTAGAATGAAACACACCCGTGAACAGAAGATTTTACCATTCTGTAATTACCTCTAAAATCTTTTTTTAACCGATTATGTTCAAACCCGGTATTTTCAAGCATCTTTATGGTTTCGTCAGGCAGGTACTGGTTTATTTCAAAATACAAAGCTCCGTTAACACATAAATGCTCCCTGGCCAGAACGGCTATTTTTTTATAGAACAACAATGGTTCCGCATCTGAAACGAAAAGAGCAGAATGCGGCTCGTAGCGAAGAACATTATCGTGCATCTCCTTTTTTTCGAGATCTCTTACATAAGGGGGATTGGAAACAATTACATCATAACACCCGCTAAGATCTTCCAATTCCAATACATCAGCCTCAATAAAGTCTATATCTACATTATGCTGCCTCGCATTATCTTTAGCCATCTTCAGCGCCTCCGCAGAAACATCCATCGCTGCAACCTTCGAGCAAGGAATATTCTTTGCGAGAGCTATAGCAATACATCCGGAACCGGTGCCGATATCTAATATTTTTACAGGCCGGTTCTCTGCCCTCTTATCCTTCACAATCCAATCTACCAATTCTTCAGTTTCAGGCCGGGGTATCAACGTATTACTATTTACCTTAAATGACAACCCATAAAAATAAGCTTCTCCTACAATGTACTGAATCGGTTTCTCTA of the Zhouia spongiae genome contains:
- the ligA gene encoding NAD-dependent DNA ligase LigA is translated as MSAIQHKIEELRETLKKHNYNYYVLDHPTVTDYEFDMMLKELQELEGKHPEFYDPNSPTMRVGGEVTKNFETVAHDFRMYSLDNSYSKEDIEDWEKRIQRVLGDVPVEYTCELKYDGASMSLTYENGSLVRAVTRGDGFQGDDVTANVKTIRSVPLTLNGDYPPKFEIRGEIILPREGFAKMNQERIDSGEEPYMNPRNTASGSLKLQDSSEVAKRPLECLLYSIVGERLGIDTQFQVLESARRWGFKVPGEAKLCKSTSEVMEFVEYWETRKNDLPYEIDGVVVKVNSVQQQEELGYTAKSPRWAMAYKFKTEQASTLLNTISYQVGRTGAITPVANLEPVLLGGTIVKRASLHNADQIEKLDVRVGDTVFVEKGGEIIPKIVGVDFTRRDVGSVPTDYITDCPECNTELIRKEGEAQHYCPNYYGCPPQITGRIQHFISRKAMDIEGLGGETVELLYKEGLINDYADLYELTKEQVLPLERMADKSAENLITGIEKSKEIPFERVLYALGIRFVGETVAKKLAREYKSIEKLMAASTEELINVDEIGEKIAESVTDFFANEQNTAIVNRLQKHGIQLEISAESLQNQTDKLKGCNFVISGVFEKVTRNELKKLIEDNGGKVVSSISSKTSFVVAGDKMGPSKKDKAEKLNIPLISEDDFLEMI
- the prmC gene encoding peptide chain release factor N(5)-glutamine methyltransferase encodes the protein MRVKDIQQVFHRELDGLYEAKEVDRFYFMLLEHYFDIRRIDLISEPDRVISKEDETVVFKALSELKLEKPIQYIVGEAYFYGLSFKVNSNTLIPRPETEELVDWIVKDKRAENRPVKILDIGTGSGCIAIALAKNIPCSKVAAMDVSAEALKMAKDNARQHNVDIDFIEADVLELEDLSGCYDVIVSNPPYVRDLEKKEMHDNVLRYEPHSALFVSDAEPLLFYKKIAVLAREHLCVNGALYFEINQYLPDETIKMLENTGFEHNRLKKDFRGNYRMVKSSVHGCVSF